One window of the Anaeromyxobacter dehalogenans 2CP-C genome contains the following:
- a CDS encoding sigma-54-dependent transcriptional regulator, with amino-acid sequence MSESAYPPFAVLLVDDEPGWLRTMSLSLERSLGLTNLLTCEDPREVMGLLERNEIGLVLLDLTMPHLPGEELLRRIVEAHPEVSVIVVSGLNQLETAVRCMQAGAFDYFVKTSEEDRIVKGVGRAIRMQELQRENREIRRRFLDDALEHPEAFDRIVTADARMHAVFRYVEAVSRSRQPVLVTGESGTGKELIARAVHEVSGRTGELVPVNVAGLDDTVFADTLFGHVRGAFTGAAEARAGMVERAGEGTLFLDEIGDLSPASQVKLLRLLQEGEYYPLGSDRPRWMRARVVVATHQDLAARQAAGTFRADLYYRLRAHHVHLPPLRERRGDIPLLLEHFLGEAARELGKKKPTPPKQLAGLLASYAFPGNVRELRAMAFDAVGAHQGRVLSMEAFRRAIGEAEVAHEGDRRGEPPASPFAALERIPTLDEADELLVQEALRRAGGNQSLAARLLGITPSALSKRLKARREAEGQREG; translated from the coding sequence GTGAGCGAGAGCGCGTATCCGCCGTTCGCCGTGCTGCTCGTGGACGACGAGCCGGGCTGGCTCCGGACCATGTCGCTCAGCCTGGAGCGCTCGCTCGGCCTGACGAACCTGCTCACCTGCGAGGACCCGCGCGAGGTGATGGGCCTGCTCGAGCGGAACGAGATCGGGCTGGTGCTGCTGGACCTCACCATGCCGCACCTGCCCGGCGAGGAGCTGCTCCGCCGGATCGTCGAGGCGCACCCCGAGGTGTCGGTGATCGTGGTGAGCGGGCTCAACCAGCTCGAGACCGCGGTGCGCTGCATGCAGGCGGGCGCGTTCGACTACTTCGTGAAGACCAGCGAGGAGGACCGGATCGTCAAGGGCGTGGGGCGCGCCATCCGCATGCAGGAGCTGCAGCGGGAGAACCGCGAGATCCGCCGGCGCTTCCTCGACGACGCGCTCGAGCACCCGGAGGCGTTCGACCGGATCGTCACCGCCGACGCGCGCATGCACGCGGTCTTCCGCTACGTCGAGGCGGTGAGCCGGAGCCGGCAGCCGGTGCTGGTGACCGGCGAGAGCGGCACCGGCAAGGAGCTCATCGCGCGCGCGGTGCACGAGGTGTCGGGCCGCACCGGCGAGCTGGTGCCGGTGAACGTGGCCGGCCTGGACGACACGGTGTTCGCCGACACGCTGTTCGGCCACGTGCGCGGGGCGTTCACCGGCGCCGCCGAGGCGCGGGCCGGCATGGTGGAGCGCGCCGGCGAGGGCACGCTGTTCCTCGACGAGATCGGCGACCTGAGCCCGGCCTCGCAGGTGAAGCTGCTGCGCCTCCTGCAGGAGGGCGAGTACTACCCGCTCGGCTCGGATCGGCCGCGCTGGATGCGCGCGCGGGTGGTGGTCGCGACGCACCAGGATCTCGCCGCGCGCCAGGCGGCGGGCACGTTCCGCGCCGACCTGTACTACCGGCTGCGCGCCCACCACGTGCACCTGCCGCCGCTCCGCGAGCGCCGGGGCGACATCCCGCTCCTGCTCGAGCACTTCCTCGGCGAGGCGGCACGGGAGCTGGGCAAGAAGAAGCCCACCCCGCCGAAGCAGCTCGCCGGCCTGCTGGCGAGCTACGCGTTCCCCGGCAACGTGCGCGAGCTGCGCGCCATGGCGTTCGACGCGGTGGGCGCGCACCAGGGCCGGGTGCTGTCGATGGAGGCGTTCCGGCGCGCCATCGGCGAGGCCGAGGTGGCGCACGAGGGCGACCGGCGCGGCGAGCCGCCCGCCAGCCCGTTCGCGGCGCTGGAGCGCATCCCCACGCTCGACGAGGCGGACGAGCTCCTGGTGCAGGAGGCGCTCCGGCGCGCCGGCGGCAACCAGTCGCTCGCGGCGCGCTTGCTCGGGATCACGCCCTCGGCGCTCTCGAAGCGCCTGAAGGCGCGGCGCGAGGCCGAGGGCCAGCGCGAAGGGTAG
- the aspA gene encoding aspartate ammonia-lyase has protein sequence MTTRTRLEHDFLGEREIPDDRYYGVQTLRALENFPITGVAISGVPELVRALAQVKKAAAQANGELGVIPAGVAQAICAACDEIVAGELHDQFPVDVIQGGAGTSTNMNANEVIANRALELMGKRKGEYQFVHPNNHVNCSQSTNDAYPTAFRIALHAKLGQLVAELRRLQQAFAAKGREFADVLKMGRTQLQDAVPMSLGQEFEAYATTLGEDVQRLEEARALVLEVNMGATAIGTGINAPPGYTELVTRRLREIVGTPLVSSENLIEATWDTGAYVQIAGVLKRVAVKTSKICNDLRLLSSGPRTGLGEINLPPLQPGSSIMPGKVNPVMPEVVNQICYYAIGADLTVTLAAENGQLELNVMEPVIGYGLFTSISYMVNGFRVLREKCVDGITANRERCRELVVNSIGIVTALNPIIGYEASAAVAREALVTGRSVAELVLEKQLVSKELLDEVLSTENLLRPRYINPSLPAAAPRRQKVA, from the coding sequence ATGACGACGAGGACGAGGCTGGAGCACGACTTCCTGGGCGAGCGCGAGATCCCGGACGACCGCTACTACGGCGTCCAGACGCTGCGCGCCCTCGAGAACTTCCCCATCACCGGCGTCGCCATCTCGGGCGTGCCGGAGCTGGTGCGGGCGCTGGCGCAGGTGAAGAAGGCGGCCGCGCAGGCGAACGGCGAGCTGGGCGTCATCCCGGCGGGCGTGGCGCAGGCCATCTGCGCGGCCTGCGACGAGATCGTCGCCGGCGAGCTGCACGACCAGTTCCCGGTGGACGTGATCCAGGGCGGCGCCGGCACCTCCACCAACATGAACGCGAACGAGGTGATCGCGAACCGCGCGCTGGAGCTCATGGGCAAGCGCAAGGGCGAGTACCAGTTCGTGCACCCGAACAACCACGTCAACTGCTCGCAGTCCACCAACGACGCCTACCCGACGGCGTTCCGCATCGCGCTCCACGCGAAGCTCGGCCAGCTCGTGGCCGAGCTGCGGCGGCTCCAGCAGGCGTTCGCCGCGAAGGGCCGCGAGTTCGCCGACGTGCTGAAGATGGGCCGCACGCAGCTCCAGGACGCGGTCCCCATGTCGCTCGGCCAGGAGTTCGAGGCCTACGCGACCACCCTGGGCGAGGACGTGCAGCGGCTGGAGGAGGCCCGCGCCCTGGTACTCGAGGTGAACATGGGCGCCACCGCCATCGGCACCGGCATCAACGCGCCCCCCGGCTACACCGAGCTCGTCACCCGGCGCCTCCGCGAGATCGTGGGCACGCCGCTCGTCTCGTCGGAGAACCTCATCGAGGCCACCTGGGACACCGGCGCCTACGTGCAGATCGCGGGGGTGCTGAAGCGCGTCGCGGTGAAGACCTCCAAGATCTGCAACGACCTCCGCCTGCTCTCCTCCGGTCCCCGCACCGGCCTGGGCGAGATCAACCTGCCGCCGCTCCAGCCCGGCTCCTCGATCATGCCGGGCAAGGTCAACCCGGTGATGCCGGAGGTGGTGAACCAGATCTGCTACTACGCCATCGGCGCGGACCTCACCGTCACGCTCGCGGCCGAGAACGGCCAGCTCGAGCTGAACGTGATGGAGCCGGTCATCGGCTACGGCCTGTTCACCTCGATCTCGTACATGGTGAACGGCTTCCGCGTGCTGCGCGAGAAGTGCGTGGACGGGATCACCGCGAACCGCGAGCGCTGCCGCGAGCTGGTGGTGAACAGCATCGGCATCGTCACCGCGCTCAACCCGATCATCGGCTACGAGGCCTCGGCGGCGGTCGCCCGGGAGGCGCTGGTCACCGGCCGCTCGGTGGCCGAGCTGGTGCTGGAGAAGCAGCTCGTCTCGAAGGAGCTGCTCGACGAGGTGCTCTCCACCGAGAACCTGCTCCGCCCGCGCTACATCAACCCGAGCCTGCCCGCGGCCGCGCCGCGCCGGCAGAAGGTCGCGTAG
- a CDS encoding sensor histidine kinase, with protein sequence MRRLLTVLGTLRGRLVLLVCFATLPAMLFTFYAASAERTAVLRRIEQEALLLAQLASREHGHQLEGARTLLRRLAGLLRAAPEAGDAARCPELLPALLAGYPQFTTIGILSPDGRLRCSARPAPPGVSFAGNAALERALGSSDVEVGEYAVGPVVGRPVLHLAYAVRGPGGAPAEVLFVGLDLQWLDQLARQAELPPGYALVIADRNGTALGRSGDGAWPARAVRDPALARAVDAAGQGTVAEASGADRRFLVAAPVAAVPGVSVVASLPYTRVAAQANRAFYRTVAGLALLTLFTIGCVLLAAEVSVLRVLRHLARTARRFGEGDLAARAETPSAHGELAELTRAFNAMADALAARQREAVEVQGRLRAMSHRLAAAREAEAAAIARDLHDELGQVITSVKVDLAALQRAGADGEDPGARRARFAELAQRLDEAVAFVRRVSSDLRPPVLDRLGLAAALEGLVRDLEQRTRLAVFLDVDPSVEPVEWLPAVTLFRIVREALTNVVRHAGATEVAIELRATPAALVLTVRDDGKGIGPWAADDRRSLGIHGMQERALLVDGTFEIAGTPGGGTTIVVTIPRTRTGGPDAAHPAG encoded by the coding sequence GTGCGCAGGCTCCTCACGGTCCTCGGGACGCTCCGCGGCAGGCTGGTGCTGCTGGTCTGCTTCGCGACGCTGCCCGCGATGCTGTTCACGTTCTACGCGGCGAGCGCGGAGCGCACCGCGGTGCTGCGCCGCATCGAGCAGGAGGCGCTGCTGCTCGCGCAGCTCGCCTCGCGCGAGCACGGCCACCAGCTCGAGGGCGCGCGCACGCTGCTGCGCCGCCTCGCCGGGCTGCTCCGGGCCGCGCCGGAGGCGGGCGACGCGGCCCGCTGCCCGGAGCTGCTCCCCGCCCTGCTCGCCGGGTACCCGCAGTTCACCACCATCGGCATCCTCTCGCCGGACGGCCGGCTCCGCTGCAGCGCCCGGCCCGCGCCCCCGGGGGTGAGCTTCGCGGGGAACGCGGCGCTCGAGCGCGCGCTCGGGTCCTCCGACGTCGAGGTGGGCGAGTACGCCGTGGGCCCGGTGGTGGGGCGCCCGGTGCTCCACCTCGCCTACGCGGTGCGCGGCCCCGGCGGCGCGCCGGCCGAGGTGCTGTTCGTCGGCCTCGACCTGCAGTGGCTGGACCAGCTCGCGCGCCAGGCCGAGCTGCCGCCCGGCTACGCGCTCGTGATCGCCGACCGGAACGGCACCGCGCTCGGCCGCTCGGGCGACGGCGCCTGGCCGGCCCGGGCGGTGCGCGATCCGGCGCTGGCGCGGGCGGTGGACGCGGCGGGGCAGGGCACCGTGGCGGAGGCGTCCGGCGCGGACCGGCGCTTCCTGGTGGCCGCCCCGGTGGCGGCGGTGCCGGGCGTGTCGGTGGTGGCGAGCCTGCCGTACACGCGGGTCGCGGCGCAGGCGAACCGCGCCTTCTACCGGACGGTCGCGGGGCTGGCGCTGCTGACGCTGTTCACCATCGGCTGCGTGCTGCTCGCGGCCGAGGTGTCGGTGCTGCGCGTGCTGCGGCACCTCGCGCGCACCGCGCGCCGCTTCGGGGAGGGCGACCTCGCCGCGCGGGCCGAGACGCCGTCCGCGCACGGGGAGCTCGCCGAGCTGACGCGGGCGTTCAACGCCATGGCGGACGCGCTCGCGGCGCGCCAGCGCGAGGCGGTCGAGGTCCAGGGCCGGCTCCGCGCCATGTCGCACCGGCTGGCGGCGGCGCGCGAGGCCGAGGCGGCCGCCATCGCGCGGGACCTGCACGACGAGCTGGGGCAGGTGATCACCAGCGTGAAGGTGGACCTCGCGGCGCTGCAGCGGGCGGGCGCCGACGGCGAGGACCCGGGGGCGCGGCGCGCGCGGTTCGCCGAGCTCGCGCAGCGGCTCGACGAGGCGGTGGCGTTCGTGCGGCGCGTCTCCTCCGACCTCCGCCCGCCGGTGCTGGACCGGCTCGGCCTCGCCGCCGCGCTCGAGGGGCTGGTGCGCGACCTCGAGCAGCGCACCCGGCTGGCGGTGTTCCTGGACGTGGACCCCTCGGTCGAGCCGGTCGAGTGGCTGCCGGCCGTCACGCTGTTCCGGATCGTGCGCGAGGCGCTCACCAACGTGGTGCGCCACGCCGGCGCGACCGAGGTCGCGATCGAGCTGCGCGCCACCCCGGCCGCCCTGGTGCTCACCGTGCGTGACGACGGCAAGGGCATCGGCCCCTGGGCGGCGGACGACCGGCGCTCGCTGGGCATCCACGGCATGCAGGAGCGCGCCCTGCTCGTGGACGGCACGTTCGAGATCGCCGGGACGCCGGGCGGCGGCACGACCATCGTGGTAACGATCCCTCGGACGAGGACGGGCGGACCCGATGCTGCGCATCCTGCTGGCTGA
- a CDS encoding tellurite resistance/C4-dicarboxylate transporter family protein — protein METAVRPEPAPSPLREHLAAGLKGLHPAYFALVMATGIVSIVSDVLGLREAAALLFWLNVPAYAVLWLLVAARALRYPRALAADLASHQRGPGFFTSVAATCVLGLQLVLLRGDAAAALALWWVGMLLWCACTYAVFVALAVRDPKPTLGEGINGGWLVAVVATQSVVVLGTRALVPRYPGSEAVLFFLASLWLCGGMLYVWMISLIFYRYMFFRFSPSDLMPPYWINMGAVAISVVAGTSLAALAPGSAFLGALLPFVKGLTLMFWATATWWIPMLVLLGIWRHGGPSRIRIAYDPLYWGLVFPLGMYALCTYRLGELFAMPVLPWVARTFATVALAAWLLTAFGLAGRFLQLVVLAVRSLHAERGAAGPQPGSLERMARRS, from the coding sequence ATGGAGACGGCCGTCCGCCCCGAGCCTGCGCCGAGCCCGCTGCGCGAGCACCTCGCCGCCGGGCTGAAGGGGCTCCACCCCGCGTACTTCGCGCTGGTGATGGCCACCGGCATCGTGTCGATCGTCTCGGACGTCCTCGGCCTGCGCGAGGCGGCGGCGCTCCTGTTCTGGCTGAACGTCCCCGCCTACGCGGTGCTCTGGCTGCTCGTCGCGGCGCGCGCGCTCCGGTACCCGCGCGCGCTCGCCGCCGACCTCGCCAGCCACCAGCGCGGCCCCGGCTTCTTCACCTCCGTCGCCGCCACCTGCGTGCTCGGGCTCCAGCTCGTGCTGCTCCGCGGCGACGCGGCCGCGGCGCTCGCGCTGTGGTGGGTGGGGATGCTGCTCTGGTGCGCCTGCACGTACGCGGTGTTCGTGGCGCTCGCGGTGCGCGATCCCAAGCCGACGCTGGGCGAGGGCATCAACGGCGGGTGGCTGGTCGCGGTGGTGGCGACGCAGTCGGTGGTGGTGCTCGGGACCCGGGCGCTCGTCCCGCGCTACCCCGGCAGCGAGGCCGTGCTGTTCTTCCTGGCCTCGCTCTGGCTGTGCGGCGGGATGCTCTACGTCTGGATGATCTCGCTCATCTTCTACCGCTACATGTTCTTCCGCTTCTCGCCGTCCGACCTGATGCCGCCCTACTGGATCAACATGGGCGCGGTCGCGATCTCGGTGGTGGCGGGGACCTCGCTCGCCGCGCTGGCGCCCGGCTCCGCGTTCCTGGGCGCGCTGCTCCCGTTCGTGAAGGGGCTGACGCTCATGTTCTGGGCCACCGCCACCTGGTGGATCCCGATGCTGGTCCTGCTCGGGATCTGGCGCCACGGCGGCCCGTCCCGCATACGGATCGCGTACGACCCGCTGTACTGGGGGCTGGTGTTCCCGCTGGGCATGTACGCGCTGTGCACCTACCGGCTCGGGGAGCTGTTCGCGATGCCGGTCCTGCCGTGGGTGGCGCGCACGTTCGCGACGGTGGCGCTGGCGGCGTGGCTGCTCACGGCGTTCGGCCTGGCCGGCCGCTTCCTGCAGCTCGTCGTCCTGGCGGTTCGGTCGTTGCACGCGGAGCGCGGCGCGGCCGGCCCGCAACCCGGCAGTCTCGAGCGAATGGCGAGGAGATCATGA
- a CDS encoding GNAT family N-acetyltransferase, which produces MAVPTLETPRLLLRPLELTDARQVQALFARWEIVRYMAAVVPWPYPPDGALAFFRDVALPAVARGEAWHWSIRRKEAPGRLIGIINLNAGRDDHRGFWIGVPWQGRGYATEACAAATAYWFEVLGFPVLRVGKAAANAPSRRISERSGMRCVGVEERAFVAGRLPAEVWELTAAEWRRHRGRPHAAGSRGRGGR; this is translated from the coding sequence ATGGCCGTGCCGACGCTGGAGACCCCGCGCCTGCTGCTCCGCCCGCTGGAGCTCACCGACGCCCGGCAGGTCCAGGCGCTGTTCGCGCGGTGGGAGATCGTGCGGTACATGGCCGCCGTCGTCCCGTGGCCGTACCCACCCGACGGCGCGCTCGCGTTCTTCCGGGACGTGGCGCTCCCGGCGGTGGCCCGCGGCGAGGCCTGGCACTGGAGCATCCGCCGGAAGGAGGCGCCCGGCCGGCTGATCGGCATCATCAACCTCAACGCCGGCAGGGACGACCACCGCGGCTTCTGGATCGGGGTGCCGTGGCAGGGGCGCGGGTACGCCACCGAGGCGTGTGCCGCGGCGACGGCGTACTGGTTCGAGGTGCTCGGGTTCCCGGTGCTCCGCGTCGGCAAGGCGGCGGCGAACGCGCCGTCGCGGCGCATCTCCGAGCGCTCCGGGATGCGGTGCGTCGGGGTGGAGGAGCGCGCGTTCGTGGCGGGCCGGCTGCCGGCGGAGGTCTGGGAGCTGACCGCCGCCGAGTGGCGCCGCCACCGTGGCCGGCCTCACGCGGCGGGATCGCGCGGCCGCGGCGGCAGGTGA
- a CDS encoding transporter substrate-binding domain-containing protein — MHHADADPPGRRASTGHPLLRAALALGCALALAAPAAAADGAPAGRSPARERVIVGGDQSYPPYEFLDQQGRPAGFNVELTRAVARTVGLEVEFRLGRWADMRRALEAGEIDALQGMSYSEERAKEVDFTPPSLIVHHAIFARKGDRPVRSLADLAGKEVLVLRDGIMHDTLRREHPEVKVVPADTHADVLRQLAAGRHDYAVMAKLPGLYLVRELGLSNLTAMDQPAAVERYGFAVRRGNEALAGRLAEGLAIVRNTGEYQAMADAWLGVLEPRGPTAQQVVRWGAFVVIPLVLLLATMAAWSRTLHRQVTRRTADLTREIAERKQKEEELRANQLQLLQADKMAALGVLVSGVAHEINNPNGLILLDLQVLDDVLRDATPILDAHARDHGDYPLGSLRWSRLRDALPRMISDALDASRRVKRIVEDLKDFARQESPELRDGVSIDEVARTAARLVEALLKKSTERFELALERGLPPIRGNPQRLEQVLVNLLVNACQALPDRSRGIRLRTFLDEARGAVCVEVRDEGVGIEPAHLARLTDPFFTTKRDTGGTGLGLAVSAGIVKEHGGTLEFESAPGQGTAVRVVLPAARREAA, encoded by the coding sequence ATGCACCACGCCGACGCCGACCCGCCCGGGCGCCGCGCCTCGACCGGCCACCCCCTGCTCCGCGCCGCCCTCGCGCTGGGCTGCGCGCTCGCGCTCGCCGCGCCCGCGGCGGCCGCCGACGGCGCGCCGGCCGGGCGATCGCCGGCGCGCGAGCGCGTCATCGTCGGCGGCGACCAGAGCTACCCGCCCTACGAGTTCCTCGACCAGCAGGGCCGGCCGGCGGGGTTCAACGTCGAGCTCACCCGCGCCGTGGCACGCACCGTGGGGCTGGAGGTCGAGTTCCGCCTGGGCCGCTGGGCCGACATGCGGCGGGCGCTCGAGGCCGGCGAGATCGACGCGCTGCAGGGGATGTCCTACTCGGAGGAGCGCGCGAAGGAGGTGGACTTCACGCCGCCGAGCCTGATCGTGCACCACGCCATCTTCGCGCGGAAGGGTGACCGGCCGGTCCGCTCCCTCGCCGACCTCGCCGGCAAGGAGGTGCTGGTGCTGCGCGACGGCATCATGCACGACACGCTCCGGCGCGAGCACCCCGAGGTGAAGGTCGTCCCCGCCGACACCCACGCCGACGTCCTGCGCCAGCTCGCGGCCGGCAGGCACGACTACGCGGTGATGGCGAAGCTGCCGGGGCTGTACCTGGTCCGCGAGCTGGGCCTCTCCAACCTGACCGCCATGGACCAGCCGGCGGCGGTGGAGCGCTACGGCTTCGCGGTGCGCCGCGGGAACGAGGCGCTCGCGGGGCGGCTCGCCGAGGGGCTGGCGATCGTGCGCAACACCGGCGAGTACCAGGCCATGGCCGACGCGTGGCTGGGCGTGCTGGAGCCGCGCGGACCGACGGCGCAGCAGGTGGTGCGCTGGGGCGCGTTCGTGGTGATCCCGCTGGTGCTCCTGCTCGCCACCATGGCGGCGTGGTCCCGCACCCTGCACCGGCAGGTGACGCGCCGGACCGCGGACCTCACCCGAGAGATCGCCGAGCGCAAGCAGAAGGAGGAGGAGCTGCGCGCGAACCAGCTGCAGCTCCTCCAGGCCGACAAGATGGCGGCGCTCGGCGTGCTGGTGTCGGGCGTGGCGCACGAGATCAACAACCCGAACGGCCTCATCCTGCTCGACCTGCAGGTGCTCGACGACGTGCTGCGCGACGCGACGCCCATCCTCGACGCGCACGCGCGCGACCACGGGGACTACCCGCTCGGCAGCCTGCGCTGGTCGCGGCTGCGCGACGCGCTCCCGAGGATGATCTCGGACGCGCTCGACGCCTCGCGGCGCGTGAAGCGGATCGTCGAGGACCTGAAGGACTTCGCCCGGCAGGAGTCGCCGGAGCTGCGCGACGGCGTGTCCATCGACGAGGTGGCCCGGACCGCGGCGCGCCTGGTCGAGGCGCTGCTCAAGAAGAGCACGGAGCGCTTCGAGCTGGCGCTGGAGCGGGGGCTGCCGCCGATCCGGGGCAACCCGCAGCGCCTGGAGCAGGTCCTGGTGAACCTGCTCGTGAACGCCTGCCAGGCGCTCCCGGATCGCTCGCGCGGCATCCGCCTGCGCACGTTCCTCGACGAGGCGAGGGGCGCGGTGTGCGTGGAGGTCCGCGACGAGGGGGTGGGGATCGAGCCCGCGCACCTGGCCCGGCTCACCGACCCGTTCTTCACCACCAAGCGCGACACCGGCGGCACCGGGCTCGGCCTCGCGGTCTCCGCGGGCATCGTGAAGGAGCACGGCGGGACGCTCGAGTTCGAGTCGGCGCCGGGGCAGGGGACCGCCGTCCGCGTGGTCCTGCCGGCGGCGCGCAGGGAGGCCGCGTGA
- a CDS encoding multiheme c-type cytochrome, which produces MHPRRLVLLAALCLAPAAFAVARASAKPASKPGAARPAAAAALSARSQACLDCHADANAGIVEQWHESAHAKKGVGCLECHRASKGEADAFEHNGELVATIVTPRDCARCHATESAEFGKSHHAKAGNILASLDNQIAETIEGAREPFAPFAASAAGRAGAPAGPVNGLASAQAGCQQCHGNKTALKARTGAPITVDDLKPGPDGKPTRPEVLARVLRDAEGKPVFVEGTWPNTGIGRLNLDGSLGSCAACHSRHDFSARRARQPEACGTCHLGPDHPQKEIYESSKHGVAYRDARERMNLDGESWVLGKDYAAAPTCATCHMSANVNGGKVTHDPGERISWTNRPPVSLPMDTDAEHRVVTASDPARRKAAVVDTAAQKRDRMKTACNVCHATSTVDAAYRQYDDLVALYNEKFAKPGQALMDALYAQGILTRTPFDEKIEWEWFELHHHEGRRARHGAAMMSPDYAHWHGMYEVAKRFYEGVVPEAREAIAHAEAAGRKTQARAATAVLDGILARPEHAWYLQEKASRVQAAP; this is translated from the coding sequence ATGCACCCACGCCGCCTCGTGCTGCTCGCCGCCCTCTGCCTCGCGCCCGCCGCCTTCGCGGTCGCGAGGGCCTCCGCCAAGCCCGCCTCGAAGCCCGGTGCCGCACGCCCGGCCGCGGCCGCCGCGCTCTCCGCCCGCTCGCAGGCCTGCCTCGACTGCCACGCCGACGCGAACGCCGGCATCGTCGAGCAGTGGCACGAGAGCGCCCACGCGAAGAAGGGGGTCGGGTGCCTCGAGTGCCACCGGGCCTCGAAGGGCGAGGCCGACGCGTTCGAGCACAATGGCGAGCTGGTCGCGACCATCGTCACGCCGCGCGACTGCGCCCGCTGCCACGCGACCGAGAGCGCCGAGTTCGGCAAGAGCCACCACGCCAAGGCCGGCAACATCCTCGCCTCCCTCGACAACCAGATCGCCGAGACGATCGAGGGCGCGCGCGAGCCGTTCGCGCCGTTCGCGGCGTCCGCCGCCGGAAGGGCCGGCGCGCCGGCCGGCCCGGTGAACGGGCTCGCCAGCGCGCAGGCCGGCTGCCAGCAGTGCCACGGCAACAAGACCGCGCTGAAGGCGAGGACCGGCGCGCCCATCACGGTGGACGACCTGAAGCCCGGCCCCGACGGCAAGCCCACCCGGCCCGAGGTGCTGGCGCGGGTCCTGCGCGACGCCGAGGGCAAGCCGGTGTTCGTGGAGGGCACCTGGCCCAACACCGGCATCGGCCGGCTCAACCTCGACGGCTCCCTCGGCTCCTGCGCCGCCTGCCACAGCCGCCACGACTTCTCCGCCCGGCGCGCGCGCCAGCCGGAGGCCTGCGGCACCTGCCACCTCGGCCCGGACCACCCGCAGAAGGAGATCTACGAGTCGTCCAAGCACGGCGTCGCCTACCGCGACGCGCGCGAGCGGATGAACCTGGACGGCGAGAGCTGGGTGCTCGGCAAGGACTACGCGGCCGCGCCGACCTGCGCCACCTGCCACATGTCCGCGAACGTGAACGGCGGCAAGGTCACGCACGATCCCGGCGAGCGCATCTCCTGGACGAACCGCCCGCCGGTCTCGCTCCCGATGGACACCGACGCGGAGCACCGGGTGGTCACCGCGTCCGACCCGGCCCGCCGGAAGGCCGCGGTGGTGGACACCGCCGCCCAGAAGCGCGACCGCATGAAGACCGCGTGCAACGTGTGCCACGCGACCTCCACCGTGGACGCGGCGTACCGGCAGTACGACGACCTCGTCGCGCTCTACAACGAGAAGTTCGCGAAGCCCGGCCAGGCGCTCATGGACGCGCTGTACGCGCAGGGGATCCTGACCCGCACGCCGTTCGACGAGAAGATCGAGTGGGAGTGGTTCGAGCTGCACCACCACGAGGGCCGCCGCGCGCGCCACGGCGCCGCGATGATGTCGCCCGACTACGCCCACTGGCACGGCATGTACGAGGTCGCGAAGCGCTTCTACGAGGGCGTGGTCCCGGAGGCGCGCGAGGCCATCGCCCACGCCGAGGCGGCCGGCCGCAAGACGCAGGCGAGGGCCGCCACCGCGGTGCTCGACGGCATCCTCGCCCGCCCCGAGCACGCCTGGTACCTCCAGGAGAAGGCGTCGCGGGTGCAGGCCGCGCCGTAG
- a CDS encoding response regulator, whose product MLRILLADDHAMFRSGLRRILEAEFPGASVGEAATIADVQERLGAQPWDVLLLDISMAGQNSLNALPPLKERHPRLPVVVLSMYGDRQFVIQALRAGASAYLTKERAPEELIRAIRSVLAGRRYVGDDLAEQLADHLAGGGTGSPHERLSPRELEIFLQLAAARSVSEIAERLQLSVKTVSTYRGRILEKMALRSNAELMQYAVRHGLVG is encoded by the coding sequence ATGCTGCGCATCCTGCTGGCTGACGATCACGCGATGTTCCGGTCCGGGCTGCGGCGCATCCTCGAGGCCGAGTTCCCGGGCGCGTCGGTGGGCGAGGCGGCCACCATCGCCGACGTGCAGGAGCGGCTCGGGGCGCAGCCGTGGGACGTGCTGCTGCTCGACATCTCGATGGCCGGGCAGAACAGCCTGAACGCGCTCCCGCCGCTGAAGGAGCGCCACCCGCGCCTGCCGGTGGTGGTGCTGAGCATGTACGGCGACCGCCAGTTCGTCATCCAGGCGCTCCGCGCGGGCGCGTCCGCGTACCTCACCAAGGAGCGCGCGCCCGAGGAGCTGATCCGGGCCATCCGCAGCGTGCTCGCGGGCCGGCGCTACGTCGGCGACGACCTGGCCGAGCAGCTCGCCGACCACCTGGCCGGCGGCGGCACCGGGAGCCCGCACGAGCGGCTCTCGCCGCGCGAGCTGGAGATCTTCCTGCAGCTCGCGGCGGCGCGCTCGGTGTCGGAGATCGCCGAGCGGCTCCAGCTCAGCGTCAAGACCGTCAGCACCTACCGCGGCCGCATCCTGGAGAAGATGGCCCTGCGGTCGAACGCCGAGCTGATGCAGTACGCGGTCCGCCACGGGCTGGTCGGGTAA